DNA sequence from the bacterium genome:
AGAAAACGTTTTTGGGGAAAAAGTTACTGGTGGGCCTTTGCCGGATGAAAAAGGGCCGGGCCCTGACGGGCCCGGCTTCACGTGTGTTTTCATGGGATGTAATTTAGCGGAAAGAGTTTAAAAAGTTAACAGTGAACAGTGAATAGTATACGGTATAATTCAAAGGTCATAAATCACGAAGGTCATTAACCACGGTTGACTGTCAACCGTGAACCGTAAACTGTAAACTTCTCTATCTCCTCCCGCCGCCGCCTGGGCCACCGGGCCCGCCACCGGAACCGCTGCCGGAACCACCGTCCGATCCACCGCCGGAGCTTCCCGAAGAGCCGCCGCCGACACTGCCGTCTCCGGGTCCGGCACGCTCATCCATACCATCGCCGGTCCTGCGCCGCTCCTGGAACGCTTCGGCGGCTTTCTGCTTCATCTCCCTTTCGAACCTCAGCGTAAACATCAGGTACCGCGCCGTGCCGACGGGGTCCAGAATCTGGCGCACCCGCTTGATGTGGCGTTCTTCGGCCTGGACCATCTCCCTGCGGTTGGCTGTCAGTTCGTCTAGGATCTCATCGATCCTTGCCGGTCCGGACCCCTCACCCGCGACCTCACGGGCCAACTCTCTCACCAGTTCCCTGTTGCGGGTCTCGATCAGCTGGCGCTCCTGGTCCGCCTCCCGCATCGCGGGGAAAAGGCGGGCGCTCGTCTCCTCGTCGAGATTGAGCTCCTCCGTGAGCTGCCACGCCCTTAACGCCTCCACCTTCTTGCGCACCCTCGTCAGATCCCCTTCTTCGGCCATCTCCCGGGCGGAGACCGGGAGAGCAGGGACAAGAAGTGAAAGACCCAGTATTAAAGCTGTCAGAGATATCCACATTTTTCCGATCATGACATCACCCTCTTTCCACCTGGTTCAGAGTCATTTCATCAATCAGTCCCTCGAAGACCCTGATGGTCTCGGGGGACATGGTTTCCAGAAGTTCCCGGTCGAAAAGGGATCCCAGCGGATCACCGGTATCCCGCTCCGGTGATGAAACGATCCCAGCGTCAAGAAATCCATCGATGAACGCCACCTCGGAACCCGAAAGGAACAGGATTTCCTCCTCCAGGCCAAGGGAGAGCGCCGCCGGGGAGCTGTAAGTCCCAAGGTCGCCGTTTGGGGAACGCTCCGTTCCGGTTCTGAGGAAAAGGGACAGTCCGGCGACAAGGATGAGAGCGGCGATCCCGCCGGCCCAGACCGGCCTTGCCATGGTCCACGCGGGCCGGGATCGGCCCTCTTCCGTGACCCTGGCCGGAAGGGAGGCCCAGAATGAGGCGGGTGGTTCCGGGACGGAACTGTCCATCGATGCCAGGATCTGAAGTTCCTTCGAGCATTCCGGGCACCCGGCTGCGTGGCGGTTGATCGTCTCCATCTCTTCCGGCGCGAGGCTTTTCCGGTAATATTCGGGCAGCAGTTCCCTGGGACAGCTGTTCACTGTCTTTCTCCTTTCAGGATCGCCTTGAGCTTGCCCACGGCGTGGTGGTAGCTCGCCTTTGCGGCCCCGGTGGAACAGTTCATGATCCTGGCGACCTCGTCGAAGGAGCAGCCCTCCGCGGTCCTGAGGACCAGCGCCTGCCGCTGCCTGGGGGGCAGTGTTTTCACGGCAGCCGCCAGCATCGCCCGCTCCTGGCTCTGGACGGCATCATCGAGCGGATCGCGGCCCGAGGAGAGCGGCAGCGCATCCAGGGGAACCGTTCTTCTCCTGGACCGGTCCCTGATGGTGTTTTTCCACGTGTTGGAGGCGATCCTGAAAAGCCACGTTTTAAAGGAGGAGTCGCCCCTGAACCGCCCGATAGACCGGTAGGCTTTGACAAAAGCGCTCTGTGTGATCTCCATGGCGTCGTCCACGTTCCCCGATAACCTGTAAAGGTACCCGTACAGCTGTCTCTGGTGCATCCTGACGAGGTTCTCGAAAGCGGCCTCGTCGCCCTTCCTGGCCCTGGCCACCAGTTCCTGTTCGAGTCTGCCGTCGTCGCTCATTTCATCGCTGTTCCCGGCAGCGTACCGTAAGATCTCTCCACGCTGCTTGATATATGGACACCACAAGCAAGTAAAAGGTTTAAAGGGTGGAGTTCACAGTTCATAGTGAAGAGCGCATTTTCGGTAAGCTGTAAACTGTCTACTGTTTACTCGGAGCCATGGGCTCCGTTATCCACCCGCCTCCCAGGACATACTCCCCATCGTACACCACCACCGCCTGGCCCGGGGCCACGCCATGCTGGGGCTCGTCGAAAATGACGTCCACAGACCCGTCCCCGTTGACCGTAACGGTCGAGGGCGCCGGCGTGTGGCGGTGGCGGATCTGGACGGACGCCGTGAACCTTTCTCCCGGCGGATGCCCTTCGATCCAGGTGGAACCGGAAGCTTTCAGTCCCGGAAAAGCGGATTCCGCCCGTTTCCCGACCACCACCGTGTTGGTTGCCCCGTCGATGCGCATCACGTAAAGGGGTTCTGGAGCTGCGATGCCAAGCCCTTTCCGCTGGCCCACGGTGTAAAAACAGGCTCCTTCGTGGGTACCCAGTTCGTTCCCCCCGGTATCGACCACCTTCCCCGGGCCTGGCAGGTTGGCCCCCTTCTCCCGGATGAAATCCCGAAGTCCCCCGTCTGGAA
Encoded proteins:
- a CDS encoding zf-HC2 domain-containing protein — encoded protein: MNSCPRELLPEYYRKSLAPEEMETINRHAAGCPECSKELQILASMDSSVPEPPASFWASLPARVTEEGRSRPAWTMARPVWAGGIAALILVAGLSLFLRTGTERSPNGDLGTYSSPAALSLGLEEEILFLSGSEVAFIDGFLDAGIVSSPERDTGDPLGSLFDRELLETMSPETIRVFEGLIDEMTLNQVERG
- a CDS encoding sigma-70 family RNA polymerase sigma factor; this encodes MSDDGRLEQELVARARKGDEAAFENLVRMHQRQLYGYLYRLSGNVDDAMEITQSAFVKAYRSIGRFRGDSSFKTWLFRIASNTWKNTIRDRSRRRTVPLDALPLSSGRDPLDDAVQSQERAMLAAAVKTLPPRQRQALVLRTAEGCSFDEVARIMNCSTGAAKASYHHAVGKLKAILKGERQ